A genome region from Streptomyces sp. NBC_01296 includes the following:
- a CDS encoding DeoR/GlpR family DNA-binding transcription regulator, which translates to MNVMERHKFVVSLLMQQNRATVAELAQATGASEMTIRRDLEVLESRGALRRVRGGAVSNLPGGVEPPYAIRAMSGAQAKERLARTVVELLTDGETVALDTGTTAVAIAKAMADRQFTVTPLSLHAAFALSAHPGIHLLMPGGQVRPEELSFYGQTPVQTFKDLCFDTFILGCCGVDPVQGATAYNLEDVQVKRAAVAAAQRVILVATADKLGRAALGRICPMEQIALIVTDAPDDSPVVKELRDHGVEVVHPAGA; encoded by the coding sequence ATGAACGTGATGGAGAGGCACAAGTTCGTCGTGAGCCTGCTCATGCAGCAGAACCGCGCGACCGTGGCCGAGCTGGCCCAGGCCACAGGCGCGTCGGAGATGACCATCCGCCGGGACCTGGAAGTACTGGAGTCGCGGGGAGCGCTACGCCGGGTGCGCGGCGGCGCCGTGAGCAACCTGCCCGGCGGCGTCGAACCGCCCTACGCCATCCGGGCCATGTCCGGAGCGCAGGCAAAGGAGCGGCTCGCGCGCACCGTGGTCGAACTGCTCACCGACGGCGAGACGGTGGCCCTGGACACCGGGACCACCGCCGTGGCCATCGCCAAGGCCATGGCGGACCGCCAGTTCACGGTGACCCCGCTCTCCCTGCACGCCGCGTTCGCCCTCTCCGCCCACCCCGGCATCCACCTGCTGATGCCCGGCGGCCAGGTGCGCCCCGAAGAGCTCTCGTTCTACGGCCAGACGCCCGTCCAGACCTTCAAGGACCTGTGCTTCGACACGTTCATCCTGGGCTGCTGCGGTGTCGACCCGGTCCAGGGGGCAACGGCCTACAACCTCGAAGACGTACAGGTGAAGCGGGCCGCCGTGGCCGCGGCGCAGCGGGTGATCCTGGTCGCGACCGCCGACAAGCTCGGCCGTGCGGCGCTGGGCCGCATCTGCCCGATGGAGCAGATCGCCCTCATCGTCACGGACGCACCGGACGACTCCCCGGTGGTCAAGGAACTGCGTGACCACGGGGTGGAGGTGGTGCATCCGGCGGGCGCCTGA
- a CDS encoding MFS transporter: MSATSEAGLPEAGRPLLTTVAITASCVAFVVIGALQALYGPAIPALREEFGISPAVAGLSLSAHFVGALLGVLIYHVLRGRLNNRVLLGGSYLLMAAGAAVFAFSPSWNLALTGTFVIGLGFGGIDYGLNQLFAIGFGRRSTAMLNLLNGHFGVGAIAGPALIGWLGADRYPQIFLGVGVVCLLILVTLGGVAAREPEPAPAEGGAVAGARVLPIIAVFIGIYVLHVAIETGVGGWEPTHLEAVGYGAATAATATSAYWAAMTIGRFVVAPLSLRWSAPSILIVCCAGMAGFLVLATVPALAPYAYFGVGLMIAPIFPTCLPWLNRAVPSVAAAGAYVIAASMIGGVAFPPLLGGVIDTMDVKAVPLVLFGLAAVCAALSLWLRKNAPDPDGVSGPRKAGADRADAVTT, encoded by the coding sequence ATGTCCGCCACCAGTGAGGCCGGCCTGCCCGAAGCGGGAAGGCCTCTTCTCACCACCGTCGCCATCACCGCCTCGTGCGTGGCGTTCGTGGTGATCGGCGCCCTGCAGGCGCTGTACGGCCCGGCGATCCCGGCCCTTCGGGAGGAATTCGGCATCAGCCCCGCGGTCGCCGGTCTCAGCCTCAGCGCCCACTTCGTCGGCGCACTCCTGGGCGTGCTGATCTACCACGTTCTGCGGGGCCGCCTGAACAACCGGGTGCTGCTCGGCGGCTCCTACCTGCTGATGGCTGCCGGCGCCGCGGTCTTCGCGTTCTCGCCGAGCTGGAACCTGGCCCTGACCGGCACCTTCGTCATCGGTCTGGGCTTCGGCGGCATCGACTACGGCCTCAACCAGCTGTTCGCCATCGGCTTCGGCCGCCGCAGCACCGCCATGCTCAATCTGCTCAACGGCCACTTCGGTGTCGGTGCCATCGCGGGCCCGGCCCTGATCGGCTGGCTCGGCGCGGACCGCTATCCGCAGATCTTCCTCGGCGTCGGGGTGGTCTGCCTGCTCATCCTGGTCACCCTGGGCGGGGTGGCCGCCCGGGAGCCGGAGCCGGCCCCGGCGGAAGGCGGAGCGGTTGCCGGAGCCCGGGTGCTGCCGATCATCGCCGTGTTCATCGGCATCTACGTGCTGCACGTGGCCATCGAAACCGGCGTCGGCGGCTGGGAACCCACCCACCTCGAAGCCGTCGGATACGGCGCCGCCACCGCCGCCACCGCGACCTCCGCCTACTGGGCGGCGATGACCATCGGCCGGTTCGTGGTCGCCCCGCTCAGCCTGCGCTGGTCCGCACCGTCGATCCTGATCGTCTGCTGCGCCGGCATGGCCGGCTTCCTGGTCCTGGCGACCGTGCCGGCGCTCGCCCCGTACGCGTACTTCGGCGTCGGTCTGATGATCGCGCCCATCTTTCCGACCTGCCTTCCCTGGCTGAACCGGGCCGTGCCCAGTGTGGCCGCGGCCGGCGCCTACGTGATCGCCGCCTCGATGATCGGCGGCGTGGCCTTCCCGCCGCTGCTGGGAGGGGTGATCGACACCATGGACGTGAAGGCGGTGCCGCTCGTACTGTTCGGCCTCGCCGCCGTGTGTGCGGCCCTGAGCCTGTGGCTGCGCAAGAACGCCCCCGATCCCGACGGCGTGAGCGGCCCCCGCAAGGCGGGGGCGGACCGTGCGGACGCCGTCACCACGTGA